The following DNA comes from Tumebacillus amylolyticus.
AAAAAAGTCCCTCGCTCTCCAATTCAATATGTTGCCTTCTTCATTCGACGCGTATACCGCCCAGTACCTTCCACCCATACTAAGAAAAAAGGTGAATGGAAAGGGGGATTGCCATGTCGATTCCCAAGGCCTTGATCGTTCAGTCGGACGGCACCCTGCTCGTGGAAGCCGCGCACCCGGACTATGCGGAGCTGCGCGATCAATTGGTTCGGTTTGCTGAACTCTTGAAAAGCCCCGACCATTTTCATACGTACCGCCTCAGCTCCATCTCGCTTTGGAACGCAGCTGCCAACGGACAGACACCGGAGGAAGTCCTGACCCTCCTGCATGCCCACAGCCGCTATCCGCTTCCTCTGCATTTGCAACAACTCGTGCTCGCCGAAATGAACAAGTACGGCTCCCTGAAACTCGTCGCCGGCGAGGGCTGTCACGTGCTCACGGGCGACCGTGCCTTGCTCGAAGAAATCCGCGAAATCCCCGGCGTCAAGGAATTCCTCCAAGGCCGCAAGCGCATCGTCCTCGAAGTTCGGGAAAAAGCGCGCGGCCCGTTGAAACGCTTGCTCGCCAAGCACGGCTATCCTGTGCAAGACCTCATCGGCTTTCGCGAAGGCCGGCCGCTCGACATCAACTTGCGCACCAAAACCCGCGAAGGCCGCGCTTTGCTTTTGCGCCCGTACCAAGAGGAATCCGTTCACGCCTTTTACTCAGAAGGCAGCGGGGTCGTCGTGCTCCCGTGCGGCGCAGGCAAGACGGTCGTCGGCATCGCGGCGATGGCGCAAGCAAAAACGCACACGCTGGTGCTCACGCCAAACATCGTCGCCGCCCGCCAATGGCGACGTGAACTGCTCGACAAAACTCATCTCGACGAAACCCTCGTCGGAGAATACACCGCCGAGCAAAAAGAAGTGAAGCCCGTCACCATCACCACGTACCAGATGATGACCTACCACAACAAAAAAACGTACCCGCACTTCGACCGCCTCAACCAAGAACCGTGGGGGCTGATCGTCTACGATGAAGTCCATTTGCTGCCGGCCCCGATCTTCCGCCTGACCGCCGACGTGCAATCCACGCGCCGACTCGGGCTTACGGCGACGCTGGTTCGAGAGGACGGCGCGGAGAGCGACGTTTTTTCCCTCATCGGTCCGAAAAAATACGACGTGCCGTGGAAGGAGATGGAGCGAAACGGATTCATCGCGCCGACCACCTGCTACGAAGTCGGCGTGCCGATGTCTCATGACTGGCGCGTGAAGTATGTAGAAGCCGGCATCCGTCAAAAGTACCGCATCGCCAGCGAGAACCCGTGCAAGTTGGACGCTCTGGAAGCCCTCCTGCAACGCCACCAAGACGACCGCGTGTTGATCATCGGTCAATACCTTGACCAGCTTCAGGAGGTCGGAGAGCGCTTCCAAGCCCCCATCCTGACGGGGAAGACCCCGACGTCCGAACGCGAACGGCTGTATGATCTCTTTCGACGCGGTGACGTGCGCGTGTTGGTCGTCTCCAAAGTGGCGAATGTCGCCATCGACTTGCCGGATGCCAATGTCGCCATCCAGATCTCCGGCGCGTTTGGTTCGCGACAGGAGGAAGCCCAACGCATCGGTCGTCTGCTTCGGCCGAAACAGGATGGGGGAGAGTCGCACTTTTACACGGTGGTGACGCGCGATACGGTTGACCGCGAGATGGCGAATCATCGACAACTGTTTTTGACGGAGCAAGGGTACGCCTATCGCGTGCTCAACGCCGAAGACTTGGACAAGCCCCCGGAGGTGCATCCCGTATGAGACTGAGCGAATGCTTGAACTCATCCGATATCGAAACCCTGCGCAACATCGCCAACGCCTACTCGTTCGACTGCTCGAAAAGCTCCAAAAACGCCCTGATGCAAGAAATCATCACCCATTTCCAAAACCGCACTTTCATCGCTCAAGCTCTCGACGGACTCAAGGAAGGCGCGTATCGGGAAGCGGTCGCCCAGCTTATGCTCGACAGCCGAGTGGAGTTCTCCCGCGAAGAGATCCTCGCCACCGTCCGCCGCACGATTCAGCCGAAAAAGGAAGGCCACGACCTCAAGTGGATGAACCGCCTGCTCGCGGAGGGCTGGCTGTTTCGCTTGAATTCCAAAGGGGGGCGTCAGTTTTATTTCATCCCCGAAGACCTGCGCCGTACGATCCGCGACTGCCTGTCGCACTCTTTGAAGCAGCAGGTGCACGTGGCGGAGCAAACGCCGATCGTCTACCGCGATGAGAATTTGGCGCTCGTGCGGGACACGGGCGTTTTTCTCCACTATCTAAGTCGGCATGAGGTGCGGGTTACGAAGGACGGATCGATCCTCAAACGCCAACAGCAAGAGATCTTCTCCTTGCTTGAAATTAAGGAAGAAGCTCTCGGCAAAGTCTCGTGGCGGTTTGGCTTCGGGCGGCGTTTTCATGAATACCCGGATCGGTTCGCCCTGCTGTACGACTACTGCTATGCCCGCCATTTGATAGAAGAAACGGCAGACGGAGCCCTCGTGCTCGGACCGAATGCCGCCGCGTGGCAAGAGAGTGGGGAGAAGGAGCGAGCGGCCGACCTGTTCCGCTATTGGCGTTTGCTCTACCGCCGCCCGATCCCGCAACTTCGTCTGTGCGTCAATTTGCTCGCCAGCGCCGCCCGAGACGAGTGGGTCTATGCGTCCTCGATCAGCGACCTGATCGCGCCCCATGTCAAAGACTACTATTATGACAAGGCTCCTGCCATCAAAGAACTGCGCATCTACAACATGCTCGTTCACCTCGGACTCCTCGCGCACGGTCAACTCGCCGACGGGTCTGCCGTGCTCAAAGTGACGAATCTCGGACGAGAACTGCTCTTGCAAGAAGAAGCCCACGTCGAGGAGTCGGAGAGCGCCGTCGAGGAAGCCGTTCGCGTGCCGTTGATCCTCCAGCCGAACTTCGACCTGCTCGTGCCCATCGAGGGGGCGGAGCGTATCGCGTGGGAACTGGAGGAGGTCACCGATCTGATTCGCGTCGATACGTTGCGCGTGCATCGAATTACGAAATCGAGCATCGCCCGCTGTTTGGACAACGGCTGGACGGCGGAGACGATTCTGGACTTCCTGCGCGAAGAAACGGCCGACATGGTGCCGGGCAACGTGGAGAGGATGATTCAACAGTGGGAATCGGAGTTCAAGCGCGTGCAATTGCATCGCACGGTCCTGGTGTCCTGCCTGGACTCCTCCATCGCCGCCGACCTCAAAGTCATGCCGGAGATCGCGCCTTACTACCGTGCAGACCTCAGCGACACGGAATTCCTGATCACCGAGCGCGGGACACGCCCGCTGCAAGAGATTCTGCGCCGTATGGGCTACCAAGCCGACCTGCACTAGAGCCTGTACAGATCTTCGTCAAAAAGGACGATCCCACCCAAACGGATCGTCCTTTTTGTTCCCTCAAATTCCCCCTTCACAGACAACCAGCAAGGTGTATACAATAGGAATACATCTCACCCGAATCGGAGACTTGTCATCCAGGCAATCGTCCAATTTTATAAAAAATATAGAACTAGAGGAAAAACGGTCCGGGTTGCCGAATAGGATGTAGTAAGTCAGGAATATTCGAAACATTCACACGAAACAACTACCGAGGGAGAAGTGAAGGAGGGAACGCAAATGGGAGAAGTAATTACAATTGCTGAGAAGAAGACGTTCATCAAGTGGTTCCTCGACAAATATGACCTGCAAAACCGTGAGGCGGAATGGCTCCTCCAATATATTGCATCCTCGGATCAACTGCTCGAACGAGTCCACTTCATCGACAACTTCCGCAACTTGCCGAAAACGATCCTGATCTCGACCAAGTGCGTTCAGATGACGCCGTTCAAGTTCTACAAGAACAAGCGTGTCACGTCCGATGTAGAAAAAGCTT
Coding sequences within:
- a CDS encoding DNA repair helicase XPB is translated as MSIPKALIVQSDGTLLVEAAHPDYAELRDQLVRFAELLKSPDHFHTYRLSSISLWNAAANGQTPEEVLTLLHAHSRYPLPLHLQQLVLAEMNKYGSLKLVAGEGCHVLTGDRALLEEIREIPGVKEFLQGRKRIVLEVREKARGPLKRLLAKHGYPVQDLIGFREGRPLDINLRTKTREGRALLLRPYQEESVHAFYSEGSGVVVLPCGAGKTVVGIAAMAQAKTHTLVLTPNIVAARQWRRELLDKTHLDETLVGEYTAEQKEVKPVTITTYQMMTYHNKKTYPHFDRLNQEPWGLIVYDEVHLLPAPIFRLTADVQSTRRLGLTATLVREDGAESDVFSLIGPKKYDVPWKEMERNGFIAPTTCYEVGVPMSHDWRVKYVEAGIRQKYRIASENPCKLDALEALLQRHQDDRVLIIGQYLDQLQEVGERFQAPILTGKTPTSERERLYDLFRRGDVRVLVVSKVANVAIDLPDANVAIQISGAFGSRQEEAQRIGRLLRPKQDGGESHFYTVVTRDTVDREMANHRQLFLTEQGYAYRVLNAEDLDKPPEVHPV
- a CDS encoding helicase-associated domain-containing protein, whose amino-acid sequence is MRLSECLNSSDIETLRNIANAYSFDCSKSSKNALMQEIITHFQNRTFIAQALDGLKEGAYREAVAQLMLDSRVEFSREEILATVRRTIQPKKEGHDLKWMNRLLAEGWLFRLNSKGGRQFYFIPEDLRRTIRDCLSHSLKQQVHVAEQTPIVYRDENLALVRDTGVFLHYLSRHEVRVTKDGSILKRQQQEIFSLLEIKEEALGKVSWRFGFGRRFHEYPDRFALLYDYCYARHLIEETADGALVLGPNAAAWQESGEKERAADLFRYWRLLYRRPIPQLRLCVNLLASAARDEWVYASSISDLIAPHVKDYYYDKAPAIKELRIYNMLVHLGLLAHGQLADGSAVLKVTNLGRELLLQEEAHVEESESAVEEAVRVPLILQPNFDLLVPIEGAERIAWELEEVTDLIRVDTLRVHRITKSSIARCLDNGWTAETILDFLREETADMVPGNVERMIQQWESEFKRVQLHRTVLVSCLDSSIAADLKVMPEIAPYYRADLSDTEFLITERGTRPLQEILRRMGYQADLH